Proteins encoded in a region of the Methanobrevibacter millerae genome:
- a CDS encoding iron-sulfur cluster assembly scaffold protein yields the protein MIYSNEVENMCPVAKGANHGPAPIPEEGRWVKSKEISDISGLTHGIGWCAPQQGCCKLTLNVKEGIIEEALVETIGCSGMTHSAAMAGEILIGKTILEALNTDLVCDAINTAMRELFLQIVYGRTQSAFSEDGLPIGAGLEDLGKGHRSQVGTIYSTNRKGPRYLELTEGYITEIALDEDDEIIGYKYINVGIMLDSIKDGMDPLKAIEKASGQYGRFDDAVKTIDPRKE from the coding sequence ATGATATATTCAAATGAAGTAGAAAATATGTGTCCTGTTGCAAAAGGAGCAAATCACGGTCCCGCACCAATACCTGAAGAAGGTAGATGGGTTAAATCAAAGGAAATCTCTGACATTTCCGGTTTGACACATGGTATCGGATGGTGTGCACCTCAACAGGGATGCTGTAAATTGACTTTAAATGTTAAAGAAGGTATTATCGAAGAGGCTTTGGTTGAAACCATAGGATGCTCAGGCATGACTCATTCAGCTGCAATGGCTGGTGAAATACTGATTGGAAAAACAATCCTTGAAGCTTTAAATACTGATTTGGTTTGTGATGCAATAAATACTGCAATGCGTGAACTCTTCCTGCAGATTGTTTATGGTAGAACCCAATCAGCATTTTCCGAAGACGGTCTTCCTATCGGTGCAGGCCTTGAAGATTTAGGTAAAGGCCACAGAAGCCAGGTTGGAACAATATACTCAACCAACAGGAAAGGGCCAAGATATCTTGAGCTGACTGAAGGTTATATCACAGAAATTGCTCTTGATGAAGATGATGAAATTATAGGATACAAGTATATCAATGTAGGCATAATGCTTGACAGCATCAAGGACGGAATGGATCCTTTAAAAGCAATCGAAAAGGCAAGCGGCCAGTACGGCAGGTTTGATGATGCTGTTAAAACAATTGATCCTAGAAAAGAATGA